In the genome of Rhineura floridana isolate rRhiFlo1 chromosome 10, rRhiFlo1.hap2, whole genome shotgun sequence, the window AGGGTTtgacatgcatacatacacatcTCTACTGTTATTGACGCGCTTTCACATATTTTGCATTTCCCCTATGCTCAGTActttaaaggctgcaatccttaaagCTCAAATAAGCTCCAGTGCACACAATGATattgtaaatatgcataggattgctctgtaaatgctATTGCTGATAAATTGTTGAACTAGCCAAATAAGTGCTTGAGATATCAAATCATCATAATCCAGTAATACAAGTCACACGTTATTGTCTGCATTATTTCAGGCAGGGGGATTTGTGGGTAGAAATGCTTAGGATGAGGATGTTACCTTTTTATTATACAAAATAATGCAAACAATATTTGACGTAGCCCAATTCTATATATGTCTCCTCAGAAGAAAGTCCACTGAGctgaatgggacttgctcccagataaCTGAGTAGCAAACCACAGCCTTAATATCTCTACCAAgatcaataaaaaaataaaaggtccCTGAATGCCACTGTGGTTCGATActggaataaaaatacaacactGTATCAAATTGCTGCTTTTGCATGACAAGATCTTACATGCCAGTGAGTGACACACCACTAGCATACAAATCAGGGATGCTTGGGCCCTCTTCCCAAAGCTGTTGTTGCTATTAcaatttcttttcaaaatgtgACTGTCCTGCAGTTGAAACTCCGATAATTCTACAAAAATGTTTTGTTCCTAAAATATACAAAAACCACagttaaaagaaaaacattgtgcttAACTCAGCAGCACATATATTGTAAAAAAAGGTAGAGCAAGCAGCAAAGCATTTGATGTCAAAAGAGTATAAAATTAGGAAACTGCATAGAACACGGACTTCTTCACAGTGAAAAAAATTCATTGTCTGCAAAATTCACTGCTAACATTTGGAAGAGGGTAGGCAAACAAAGAAAAATCCAGAATGTACTTTGGTAGTAAGTCTTTTATAAGCCCCCTCTGAGCGTTACACAGATAATAATGCAATGTTTCAGGAGTCACTGGCTTATACCATGATTGCCTTTCTGGGAACCGTATAAGAGAGGGTGCTTGAACCCTTTCAAGAATGTAATTGGCATCCTCATTCAGTCTCTCATATGATCCGATGAAATCATATCTCACTGCACAGGGCTGGCATAAATTGTAGATGGGCATCCAATGTTCATTCATTCTCTCCACCTCTTCATCTAAGAGGTACTGAAGAAATTCAGAGAAGGTAACATCATCTCCTGTGCTTTTCCCAGGGTTTTTCCTATATCTTTTGACTATTTCCACACCATACTTTAACTGATATTCTTTGATCTCTCCATTTATTCCTATAAGCAGACAAAAGTCTTTCCATTGGGTCCCGGACAAATATGAACTTGAAATAGCGCTTTAGCCGGTAACGGATCTCATCTGGCTTCATGTCACTTAGGAAAACCAAGTCCCTTTTGTGGTCCATTTTAAGCTTCACATTCACATTCTCCAGGGCACCATCCAAAACTTTAAGGATTCGTTTCCAGTTGGAGCAGACAACTTTGGGGACATAGCAGAATAAAAAGTGACGTTTGTCACTAACCAGGATGTGTTTGAGCACTGTTCTCCTCTGTACTGGTGAGAGTTCCCAGATACCGTGAGGCATGTTTTTTTGTCCACACATGGTACGAATGGTTCTATTACAGATTTCCTGCAGCAGCTGGTAATCCATGTCCTCTGGTGCTGTTGCTGCTCTGGCACTGCCAATGTGCCTCCAGGGCAGCTCTCCATGGGAAGGATGtagtggtggaggcttcatctcTGCCAAAATCCCCTTCTCAATCATAAGGAGTACACCGCTGGACGCCACAATTATGGCAAACATCAACATGGAAGGCAACAGTATGGTGCCATTGGTGCCACGTGAACGGGTCCTGGCAGAAACTGTGGCCTGTTGAGCAAAAGAGGCCCTCATCTCTTTGCCTCTTGCCACCATAGGCATCAGGGGCGTAGGAAACCTGACCTGGAGGCGGGTGCAGTGTTGATGTGGCCTCAAGGTCCAACAGCCACTAAAGTTGCTTTTGATGGATGGGAGATAAAGGGCCAGGCTTATAGTCCAATAGCGTCCCTATTGGCAGACTCCTTGATTAACCAAGCGCAGCTCTACATGCGTCTTCCGAAGAGCAGCGATAGGGCCCAAAAGCTTCCACCCTGCTGCCTCCCATGCGGCGCAGAGCACAACAGGACAATGTAACGGAGGATTCCAGGCGTCTCCATGCGCTTCTCTGTTCGCCAGGCTGAGCCTATCGGATAGCTGCAGAAAGGAACCGGATGCGCCactttccttcagcatctgggaAGGGCTGTTACTCTAAGGAAGGCTTCGCTGGGAGGGCCTGCCCCGATGAGTAGGAAGTTCGAACCGCCCCCTCCAGCTCCTCTTTCCTCTCCTGCATCTCTTTGCAGACTGGTCCCTGAAGCGTTCCTGCGGCTGAGTGGGGAGGGCGGAGG includes:
- the LOC133364993 gene encoding LOW QUALITY PROTEIN: carbohydrate sulfotransferase 14-like (The sequence of the model RefSeq protein was modified relative to this genomic sequence to represent the inferred CDS: inserted 2 bases in 1 codon), coding for MPMVARGKEMRASFAQQATVSARTRSRGTNGTILLPSMLMFAIIVASSGVLLMIEKGILAEMKPPPLHPSHGELPWRHIGSARAATAPEDMDYQLLQEICNRTIRTMCGQKNMPHGIWELSPVQRRTVLKHILVSDKRHFLFCYVPKVVCSNWKRILKVLDGALENVNVKLKMDHKRDLVFLSDMKPDEIRYRLKRYFKFIFVRDPMERLLSAYRNKXGEIKEYQLKYGVEIVKRYRKNPGKSTGDDVTFSEFLQYLLDEEVERMNEHWMPIYNLCQPCAVRYDFIGSYERLNEDANYILERVQAPSLIRFPERQSWYKPVTPETLHYYLCNAQRGLIKDLLPKYILDFSLFAYPLPNVSSEFCRQ